The sequence ACAAAGTGGTGTTCATATGGTTCTGACCATGCCTGCCTTGGTGGAGGCTGTGGCAGAGCCCGTTCCACTTTCTCTGCAGCTCAACCAATTCATCCTGACCATAAAAATGTGCAGATGAgcgtaaaaataaaaaatttcaaatacaagGGATATTCAAATGTCAatctctttaaaaaagaaaagaagttttattttttatataaactgTTAAATTGACAAGTTATTAATGGTATCTTAATGTCAGTGCTATATCATATGAGCAATTGTGATAAATGTTGTTTGCAACATTACTCTTATCTTTATTAAACCCACAACTAGCGTTTCAGAAAGCAATTAAAAGCAACCTGATGTGGTTTGGAAAAACAATGAGTATTGTTACCTTATGAGAGGCTTCAGTTCCATGAGGTTGCAGCCAGGGAGGCAAGAGCTTTAGTTCGCCAGATTTGAACAACTGAGCTTCTTTTTCATAACTGGAGGCACATTCAGAACAGCAACTGAGCTTATCTCGTTCCTCTTTACAACTAAATGGCTTTGTTTCCAGCAATTGAGACGGGTTCAGAGAGAAGGTTAGCTTTGAATCAAGCACACTGCAAATTATGAGTGCAAAACTTGAAATTAGTAATcatattgaaataaataaataaataaataaagttttgaaggaaatattcaaaaagaaatttcattccacaaactaattttgtaataaattgtCATCATAGTCACCTCATTTTCAGTTAGTTCTAAGATTAAGGAATCAGCTATTCAATTAGAATAAAGTGGAAACACCAATGCAAAACATGCAAATGAATTTGTCTAGGCCTAGGCCGCCACCACACCTAAAATGGCTGTCCTCGATCTCTTTACTTGATCGAATTATGCCATTTGAAATCAACTGTAAATGAATTGTTATAGTCATCAAGGTCTTTTTTTGTCACAATCTATTGGGAATAATTCAAAATATGcaaaagattattattatttttattatggtGTGGTGgagttagttttttttatttttatttttaagaaataattacaacatactgTTAATTCCGCAGTTCGAACTCTTTTCTCCCTAGATCctcaagcactttgtgcatggggagttgtcaattcaactacaagaCTTTTGGCAAGCCAGTTCAATCTATAAAGTTCTATTGTTAGTATCTGCTTTACGAAACTTTTCTAAATGTAGAGACTGGTTGCTGGAATATAAGATTTAATTTCATGTGGTTAAGTTGTCAATCAAAAGATGtaacacaaaaggaaaaaaaaattagggatgAAGAAATTAAAGGCACCCTCTAAAAAAGcatttctaaaaagaaaaacttggaataaaattaaaaaattaaaaaaaataaaataaaaaaagctgatTTACTCAGTgctaatttgaaaaattttattttcatgggTTTATTGGCTTACAAAATAAAGTGAGTAAAAGTACAGTTGTACtaaaaaacgaaaaagaaaactttaatAAAGTGTACATAAGTTAAATATGCTAGAAATAAGTTATGAAATATGGAAGTTAGGTTCTGTtctaaaaagagtaaaaaatataagaatatatataaaagaccaccaaaaaaagaagaaaaaaaattcaagctaaaattaaaaaaaaaaaagccaactttggttttttttttctttttttcttttttttggggggggggggggggttgtgaTATCTGCTGAAATCGGTTTGTAAAAATGTCCCGTGGCCATATATGCAGACAAAACATGGGGAAAACAAAGGACACTGGTTGATGTCCGTTTCACCAAACATGCTTTACCAAACATGCTTTTGGTCAGTGGTTCTGGCCTCGTATAGACTAAAGagagccaaagaaaaaaaaaaaaaaaagtacataacaTAAAGCTTAATTAAAGGAATGAGTATTAAGGTTTTACGGATCTATTCTGCAAATGATTGTAGACGCTAGACATGAACATTCAATATTCAATATATAGAGGAAGCGATAATTAATAACCTGGAACCCTGGAGGCTTAAACCAAGTCCACCTGATGGAACAGAAACAGCTTGAAGAGCCCATTGAAGCTCAAGAGGGGGTTGCCTTATTTGGCACCTCATGTATGTCTGGTAACTTGCAGTTCCCATTAACCATACCTTTGTGGTTGAGTTTGAGCTGCCAAAGTCTGAGACTAACCTTCCTATCTCTGCAACAAGATGATCAACTGGGTTATAAGCTGATGAGACTGAGACTGaaacttcttctttctcatcattCACTGTCCATTTTAAGTCACCAGTGTAAATAATGGCTCCTCCAGCTGATGCAAGAGAATAATCCACCTTCCTTTTCAGCTCTAAAAGTTTCATTTCCACATCTTCCTTCTTCATGAATCTTAAAGAAACTGGTGCGAACTGAAATCTGATTAAATGGGTTGATTTCAGCTCCTCAGGAACCTCTCCTCTCTCAAGCCTTGACATTAGCTCTGACACTAGGCCTTCAGTTATGGGCACTGAGTCACCCACTATCACAGTGTTctttctcttattattattcttccTAGACAAAACGTCAAAGACCAATTTGATATCTTCCTTTACAGATGGTGATGAACCAGCTATGAAGCCTGTGATAGGGTTATTGGTTGGAAGTTTCTTTGGAGGGGAAAAGAGAACTGGGTTTTGCTCAGAAGAGTAAGCCAAGAAAGGGGTGTTCCAGAACGTGCTAGGGTTGATGATGTCTCTTTGTGATTCAGTATGAGAAGGCGAACAAGGTGAAGAGAAAACCCCACCAGAACTGTTGTAACACTGAAACACAGAAGTGGCTGAACAGTCCTCAATGTTGTTCTTGACAGCAGTGCTAGAGAAACCAGCCTCTCTCATAACCCTGCTCACACTAGGGTCATCTAAAATAGATATAATAAGCTGTTCTAACTCAACCTTTATGGTTAAAAGTGgctgttgttgctgttgttcaATGCAACCTCTTCTCTGGTGTGCTTGTGCTCTTTTGAGTGCAGCAATTAGAGCATTAGAGAGAGAAGGCTGACCATGAAGCAAAGGACCAGGTGTTGTTGGAAGCCTATTAAGAGCCACATTGAAGCAAAGCTCAAGAGCTCTGCATTGGAGAGGATGTGAAGTGTGGTGTGGCTGAGATTTGAGACAAGCCTCTTCTCAAAACACTGGCCCTTGCACTTAATAAAGTGGCAGCCACATGAAGAGGAGTGACCTGAGCATGGCCCCTCCTCCTTGCCAAGCTGACAGAGTGCTTCAATACTGAAGCAGCCTCCGCTGTGAGGGTCTGCTGCGCTGCACAAGCTCCTGATCGCATCACTTGGCTAAAACCAACCCCCCCCACCACCCCCTTTTGAAAACACTCTTTTCTGAGGACTaaacttctttctttcttctcttatcttttttctctctccctcaacACCACCCCAACCCAAGTCTTTCTAAACTGTGGTGCTTTGGAAAAGCTGTTTTACCTCCTCTCTTGTGCTTAGAGGAATCAGAAACTACCCACTTGGGTTTGAAGGCTTGAATGATATCACACTACCTCAAATGGAAAGAGAGACAGTCTGGTTTTTGAAAGAAGAGCTAGCTAATTAGTTGAGCTTTAGAAGAACCAAACTACAACATACTACCTTCTTTATACATCTTATTGTTgggctttttaaattttttttaagaaaagaaaaaaaaataatatttttcattttcttttttaattttaaagaaattgtagatagtcttttttgtttgtcaactttttatttacagttcattgctttttctctctcttctgtaTACAGTTAACTCTGCACCATCTTTTGTACCAACTAATGTTCCTCTAATAAAGGGCACTCTCTAATGTTtcaattggtttttgtttgattgacaattaagaataaaaagagGTCACTTTGAATAATCATTTTCATttgttggaacttggaaaaatcaaaataaacaaGTAGGGCTTTGATGGCATGATGCACCTATCAGATAAATTTTCCCCATGATaatgaaaagctgaaaaagAAGATTTCGATCTGCTCCTACACTTTTTTAATCTACTGAAAATGCAATAACAATAGCAATATGCATGTActgtatttttttgatataatatAACAGAAACCAAAACGATATGATTCTTATTTCCGATGTGTTATTTTTATGCAAAAGGGAGGGTCCACAAATGGGACccataattcaaaatttctttaCACATACATAGAGAGAGGTTCCCTCCTTTTTCTACATCACCCTTTGAATGGACAGACAAGGCCAgcagaaattcaaaaaaagtaCTAAAGGGAAAAGGCagaaagagatgagagatgaaaaagaaagtctcaaaaaatttccttcctcatgtttatcatttgatcttttatatatgtatatatgtatatatatatatagatattagaTATACACAACAATATTGGATTGTTTGTCGAGGGATAAAAAAGGAGTCTCTCTCTTCACGCCAATCCTCGTAGAGAGACAGCATTTTATTCCCCAAGTACCCAAAAAGCAACCCTCTGTCTGCTATCCTACATAGCATTATTGGCTCTTTTTCTGaccctctttttctctctctctcgatgcGCAAATTGCAATGACCTTTTGTCTTAAACCCATATCATTTCCAACAACCCACTTAATAACTTTTTCTAGTTACCAAATAAAGGAGGTAAATCGGAAATATAGTGTTGTAATGGACTAAGATTGTGTTCACATCTCATCTTTGTCTATATAGGACTTGTGAAGTATCATGGTTTGTCATTTTAGTAGACCAAAAAACATGCTCTGCATAAGTTTAATAATGGACTTTCAGTAAGTGACTTTTTTGACTACTTTCATCTCATCTTTAACCGCACTTTGTCCAGTTgcatttattttatcttttcttcttgGCATTTATACCTTCATAGTCCATTTACTAAGGACAAATTCTGCTGGTAAAAACTTTAATAGACCACGTACATGCTTATTTCCTGTGAGATACAGATTCTCCAATCCTCACAGCTAATGAAATTAACTACCTCTGGGTGCATCCTAATCATCCCTAACAATTTTAGTGTGTGTTTGAACGAgctaattttcattattttattttatttttatttattgtttaaaaatataattatatcttAAAAAGGGatgattctttaaaaaaatttatacattttagTTTTAAGGGGGGAAATAAGCTCATGCAAAATGAATGGAGCTCTCGGAAGTCTGAAGCctcaagttttaatttttaaaccaaTAACCTCAGTTCCATGAAAAGAGATTcccttaatttatttgtcaatgCAAAACTTAATCAGCTCATGAAAATATGTGAGAcgaatcaaatatatatatatatatatatatatatatattactgaGTTTCTTTCCCTTAGAGAAGCTAAAGTCTAACAAAAGAACTCCTCGAACtcgtttatcaaaaaaaaaaaaactcctcgAACTCAAGCTCAATATTAAACCtttaattattactattattatagAAGAAAGAGCCAATTCAGAAGTCCGTTTACATTCTCTGACTAATATGTCGTTATGTGTTAACCTTTCAACATTAGACTGAAACTAATTGTGATGTTCCTAATCTGATTAGTCCCCATGCTAAAATCACGAAATATATGCACTACTAGCTAGGTAAGATTTACTCCATATTTTCAccctttcaaaaataaaatggggCCCTCAACAATCTACTACTAACAAAAAGTTGACCAAGACTATGTGCGTTGAAGTGTTTTAGTTAATAATTGGAAATATTATCATTTAACCACTTatatcaaaattgaaattcatGTTCTTGGAACCTTTTCCCCTCTTTCcttgtgtgtgttaaaatacttaatattctcaaaaaaaaaaaaaataatgttgttctagtaacgttgtttgtattttttggaaatacttatgggtgaaaaagtatgtgaaaatatgtgtaatgttgtttaaaaactaaaaacatatgtttaaacaTATGTACCAAATGGCCCCTCAGGTTCTTGGAAGTCTTAGGCCCCATTTGTTATGGCaactcaaacacatgtttttagtttttaaacaatattacacgaattttcatacattttttcactcacatatatttccacacatgttttcaaacaataaaACATATGTTTTTAAGTGTATATACCAAATAGCCCTTTAAGATTTGAAAGTCTTTGCTAGTGGGTTCAGCAAATTGCTTTTGACTCCTTTTCATGCAAtatataaccttttttttttttttttagaaggcaATATATAGAACCTGATCTTGGGATACACGTAACATTGGTTCCAAAATTAATGATAGATCGATATTCATATTCCGAACTTAAtttagatacaatttttttttaaaaaaaaaacattaataaataTACTAGCTTTAATTTGTTGGGTTAGGTGTGAGTAAAGTCtcacattaaataataataataaaaaaaagtgagtagtaaatataacatttttttaaagaacaagTAGTAAATATAACATAGTTGGGTCATAATTCTTAAGTATAAGCGTTTTAGGTTAAATGATGTCCTTgtatttgttatattaattgttcaattagaGTTTGTCCAAGGTGTTATCTCC is a genomic window of Quercus lobata isolate SW786 chromosome 2, ValleyOak3.0 Primary Assembly, whole genome shotgun sequence containing:
- the LOC115975719 gene encoding LOW QUALITY PROTEIN: protein SMAX1-LIKE 4 (The sequence of the model RefSeq protein was modified relative to this genomic sequence to represent the inferred CDS: deleted 1 base in 1 codon) yields the protein MRSGACAAQQTLTAEAASVLKHSVSLARRRGHAQVTPLHVAATLLSARASVLREACLKSQPHHTSHPLQCRALELCFNVALNRLPTTPGPLLHGQPSLSNALIAALKRAQAHQRRGCIEQQQQQPLLTIKVELEQLIISILDDPSVSRVMREAGFSSTAVKNNIEDCSATSVFQCYNSSGGVFSSPCSPSHTESQRDIINPSTFWNTPFLAYSSEQNPVLFSPPKKLPTNNPITGFIAGSSPSVKEDIKLVFDVLSRKNNNKRKNTVIVGDSVPITEGLVSELMSRLERGEVPEELKSTHLIRFQFAPVSLRFMKKEDVEMKLLELKRKVDYSLASAGGAIIYTGDLKWTVNDEKEEVSVSVSSAYNPVDHLVAEIGRLVSDFGSSNSTTKVWLMGTASYQTYMRCQIRQPPLELQWALQAVSVPSGGLGLSLQGSSVLDSKLTFSLNPSQLLETKPFSCKEERDKLSCCSECASSYEKEAQLFKSGELKLLPPWLQPHGTEASHKDELVELQRKWNGLCHSLHQGRHGQNHMNTTLYSSQSLFGKNKSYSYVSSYPWWPSQNSVFPESNSISFADSALKCTHSSNLVSRLRRQQSCTIEFNFTGDNQKHQSAEPSLGFLKDNDGQEVKITLALGNSFVSDSEKLVERKSERTMQRADTCKVLQENVPWQSETIPSIAEALIDSKFSKQETWLLIQGNDSIGKRRLALAIAESIFGSADLLLHLNMRKRDNAETPCPQILAKAMKTHGKLVILVEDVDLADTQFMKFLADVYESGKFGESSKREGSTIGQVIFILTKGGSTSYENKNKQDCVIKLNLQVNETKPSLGTFNFDHKRKAEWDLLNKTKKTPRTEAKEDATCVAGENGNIKKDFSRQSSFNSTLDLNIRADEEDESEGKPGEYSPISSDLTRETTTDPQNQHGFLEMIENRFIFDRSPARDREMIELFLSKIKSSFEEIYVKQNVDNFSVEERVLEEVLVGSASFPNSLFEKWLKDIFQTSLQTFKVGGKEGIEVRLCLEGKGEGFLEDGFMGSCLPKKIYVSFIDY